One genomic region from Granulicatella adiacens ATCC 49175 encodes:
- the metG gene encoding methionine--tRNA ligase, with protein sequence MLTLCLKNFKEALPNMAEDKKTFYLTTPIYYPSGNLHIGHAYTTVASDAMVRYKKLQGFDTYFLTGTDEHGQKIQEKAKEAGVSEIEFVDKIIFGIQDLWKELDISYDDFIRTTQPRHTKAVQKIFQKLVDNGDIYLGEYEGWYSVSDEEYFTETQLVEVYRDAEGNMIGGVAPSGHEVELVKEESYFFRMSKYADRLLQYYEEHPDFIQPESRKNEMINNFIKPGLEDLAVSRTSFDWGIPVPNDPKHVVYVWIDALSNYITALGYGSDDETLFNRYWPADVHFIGKEIVRFHTIYWPIMLMALDLPLPKKIFAHGWLLMKDGKMSKSKGNVVDPNTLIERYGLDALRYYLLREVPFGSDGIFTPESFVERINYDLANDLGNLLNRTVAMINKYFDGTIPAYTAPVSSFDQELVDASKAMIVEVEEAMENMQFSVALAAIWKFVSRTNKYIDETTPWAAVKDEARQEELARTMNYLAESLRIIAVALQPFLTQTPGEILAQLGITDSALMDYPSLHTFGVIPEGTKVVEKGQPIFPRLDVEEEVAYIQSKMGGAPVEEENTDWNPEEVELSSEKESIKYDDFDKIELKVAEVIECGPVEGADKLLQFRLDAGDAGGHRQILSGIAEWYPDPSIFVGKKVVIVANLKPRKMRGQISQGMILSAEKDGVLQVVFAPEGMPNGSTVA encoded by the coding sequence ATACTAACCCTATGTTTAAAGAATTTCAAGGAGGCTCTTCCCAACATGGCTGAAGACAAAAAAACATTCTATTTAACGACTCCGATTTACTATCCGAGTGGTAATTTACATATTGGTCATGCCTATACAACTGTAGCCAGTGACGCAATGGTCCGCTACAAAAAATTGCAAGGTTTTGACACTTACTTTTTAACAGGAACAGATGAACACGGACAAAAAATCCAAGAAAAAGCGAAAGAAGCAGGCGTTTCAGAAATTGAATTCGTCGATAAAATCATTTTCGGCATTCAAGATTTATGGAAAGAGTTAGATATCTCTTACGATGATTTTATTCGTACGACTCAACCACGCCATACGAAAGCTGTTCAAAAGATTTTCCAAAAGCTTGTCGATAATGGAGATATCTACCTTGGTGAATACGAAGGTTGGTATTCTGTATCTGACGAAGAGTACTTCACAGAAACACAATTAGTCGAAGTATACCGCGATGCTGAAGGAAATATGATTGGTGGGGTTGCGCCAAGTGGACACGAAGTTGAGCTTGTCAAAGAAGAATCTTATTTCTTCAGAATGAGCAAATACGCTGACCGCTTATTGCAATACTACGAAGAACATCCAGATTTCATTCAACCAGAATCACGTAAAAACGAGATGATTAATAACTTCATCAAGCCAGGTTTGGAAGATTTAGCGGTTTCTCGTACGTCATTTGACTGGGGGATTCCAGTACCAAACGATCCAAAACACGTCGTTTATGTATGGATTGATGCCTTATCTAACTACATTACAGCACTAGGATATGGTAGCGATGATGAAACATTATTCAACCGTTACTGGCCTGCAGATGTGCATTTTATCGGAAAAGAAATCGTTCGTTTCCATACGATTTACTGGCCAATTATGTTAATGGCCTTAGATTTACCATTACCGAAGAAAATCTTCGCACATGGATGGTTATTGATGAAAGACGGTAAAATGTCTAAATCAAAAGGAAATGTGGTCGATCCGAACACACTAATCGAACGTTATGGCTTAGATGCACTTCGTTACTATTTACTACGTGAAGTGCCATTCGGTTCTGATGGAATTTTCACTCCAGAATCATTCGTAGAACGAATTAACTATGACTTAGCCAATGACTTAGGAAACTTATTAAACCGTACAGTTGCGATGATTAATAAGTATTTCGATGGAACCATTCCTGCATACACTGCACCGGTTTCAAGCTTTGACCAAGAATTAGTCGATGCTTCAAAAGCGATGATCGTGGAAGTCGAAGAAGCGATGGAAAACATGCAATTCTCAGTAGCGCTTGCTGCAATCTGGAAATTTGTCTCTCGTACGAATAAATATATCGACGAAACAACTCCTTGGGCCGCTGTAAAAGATGAAGCACGCCAAGAAGAATTAGCACGTACAATGAATTACTTAGCAGAAAGCTTACGAATCATTGCCGTTGCCTTACAACCATTCTTAACGCAAACTCCTGGCGAAATCTTGGCACAATTAGGAATTACAGATAGTGCTTTAATGGATTACCCTTCATTACACACATTTGGCGTGATTCCTGAAGGAACTAAGGTGGTTGAAAAAGGTCAACCAATCTTCCCACGTTTAGATGTGGAAGAAGAAGTGGCTTACATCCAATCTAAAATGGGTGGAGCGCCAGTCGAAGAAGAAAACACAGACTGGAACCCAGAAGAAGTGGAACTTTCAAGCGAAAAAGAAAGTATTAAATACGACGACTTCGACAAGATTGAATTAAAAGTCGCAGAAGTTATCGAGTGCGGACCAGTAGAAGGAGCAGATAAATTGCTTCAATTCCGCTTAGACGCTGGAGATGCTGGTGGTCACCGTCAAATCCTTTCAGGCATTGCGGAATGGTACCCAGATCCAAGTATTTTCGTTGGTAAGAAAGTCGTGATTGTTGCGAACTTGAAACCACGTAAAATGCGTGGACAAATCAGCCAAGGGATGATTCTTTCGGCTGAAAAAGATGGCGTTCTTCAAGTGGTGTTTGCACCAGAAGGAATGCCAAACGGCTCAACCGTAGCTTAA
- the rpoE gene encoding DNA-directed RNA polymerase subunit delta, whose amino-acid sequence MELKKLDGINKNELSMVEVAHAILEAKNEVLDFNQLLVEIQEYMELSDEALEARMARFYTDLNIDGSFISLGDNRWGLRDWYPIDSIDEEIATSMEDEEVKKPRKKRKKVNAFGTEDDLIDYNDDDPEDEELLDDEDLDSDDLDDDMDVDLDDDDDDDEIDAYRSDLNELGADEDLEDEVSVEEDLIIIDDEDLDSDFDEEEEE is encoded by the coding sequence TTGGAATTAAAGAAACTCGATGGCATTAACAAAAACGAATTATCAATGGTCGAAGTAGCACATGCTATTTTAGAAGCGAAGAATGAAGTTTTAGATTTCAACCAATTATTAGTAGAAATTCAAGAATATATGGAATTAAGCGACGAAGCGTTAGAAGCTCGTATGGCTCGTTTTTACACAGATTTAAATATTGATGGAAGCTTTATCTCACTTGGAGATAATCGCTGGGGTCTACGCGATTGGTATCCAATTGACTCAATCGATGAAGAAATCGCAACATCAATGGAAGATGAAGAAGTGAAGAAACCTCGTAAGAAACGTAAGAAAGTCAATGCGTTCGGCACTGAAGATGATCTTATCGACTACAATGATGACGATCCAGAAGATGAAGAACTTCTTGATGATGAAGATCTCGATAGCGATGACTTAGACGATGATATGGATGTTGATTTAGACGATGATGATGATGATGACGAAATCGATGCCTACCGTTCTGACTTAAATGAATTAGGTGCAGATGAAGATCTAGAAGATGAAGTGAGTGTCGAAGAAGATCTGATTATCATTGATGACGAAGACCTTGATAGCGACTTCGACGAAGAAGAGGAAGAATAA
- a CDS encoding DUF1934 domain-containing protein, producing the protein MKLTIETVLSQGGETMKQRMLADATRLRKDSGFVLSYVEEETNTRVKIEVNTTEATPQVTLHRQGDVRSQMDFHHTKATKGIYELGAGRQMHFEIRTKQVHLEETEEMVLLVLEYQLFQQKQLITSSLVTFQLQIKENV; encoded by the coding sequence ATGAAATTAACGATTGAAACGGTATTGAGTCAAGGCGGGGAAACGATGAAGCAACGCATGCTTGCGGATGCGACTCGTCTTCGTAAGGACTCTGGTTTTGTACTTAGTTATGTGGAAGAAGAAACCAATACGCGCGTGAAAATAGAGGTGAATACGACAGAAGCTACTCCTCAGGTAACTTTACACCGTCAAGGAGATGTGCGTAGCCAAATGGACTTTCATCATACGAAGGCGACTAAAGGAATTTATGAGTTAGGCGCAGGAAGACAAATGCATTTTGAGATTCGAACCAAACAAGTACACCTCGAAGAGACGGAAGAGATGGTGTTACTAGTACTGGAATACCAATTATTCCAACAAAAACAGCTAATTACGAGCTCTTTAGTGACCTTTCAGCTTCAAATCAAGGAAAATGTATAA
- a CDS encoding GtrA family protein, whose protein sequence is MQEKLKKVFDKTFLTFIAVGVVNTLFGMTIMFFCYNILNLGYWFSSGMNYVCGSVLSYFLNKKFTFKVEETTKKSIVRFTINITVCYIIAYGIAMPLVLYLFEGLDEKLQGNLALGAGMGLFVLLNYVGQRFWAFKQDEPTKD, encoded by the coding sequence GTGCAAGAAAAATTGAAAAAGGTGTTCGACAAGACCTTTCTAACCTTTATTGCGGTGGGAGTTGTCAACACATTATTTGGAATGACCATCATGTTCTTTTGTTACAACATTTTAAACTTGGGATACTGGTTTTCTTCAGGAATGAACTATGTTTGTGGAAGTGTCTTAAGTTATTTTTTGAATAAAAAGTTTACGTTTAAAGTGGAAGAAACGACGAAAAAATCGATTGTTCGCTTTACCATTAATATCACGGTTTGTTATATTATTGCCTATGGTATCGCGATGCCACTTGTGTTGTACTTGTTTGAAGGTCTTGATGAAAAACTTCAAGGGAACTTGGCTTTAGGGGCTGGAATGGGCCTTTTTGTATTGCTAAACTATGTGGGTCAACGTTTTTGGGCATTTAAACAAGACGAACCTACAAAAGATTAA
- a CDS encoding nucleobase:cation symporter-2 family protein, with amino-acid sequence MMQQEKHSKAMVLGLQHLLAMYSGSILVPMMIGQALGYNSEQLTYLVSTDIFMCGVATFLQLQLNKYFGIGLPVVLGVAFQSVAPLTIIGQSHGSGAMFGALIVSGIFVVLVSGIFSKLANYFPAIVTGSVITTIGLTLIPVAIGNMGNNVANPSLESLLLALITVFIILVVNIFTKGFLKSISILLGLVIGTLIASGMGQVNFTPVSQAPLLHIPTVFYFGAPTFEFSSIVMMCIIATVSMVESTGVYLALSDITKDPIDATRLRNGYRAEGLAVLLGGMFNTFPYTGFSQNVGLVKMSGIKTRLPIYYAAAFLVLLGLLPKFGALAQIIPSPVIGGAMIVMFGFVSLQGMQMLARVDFVNNEHNFLIAAVSIAVGVGFNNSNLFNSLPTAFRMFFSNGIVMASILAVVLNAILNRKKK; translated from the coding sequence ATAATGCAACAGGAAAAGCATTCCAAGGCAATGGTACTGGGTCTTCAACATCTACTAGCGATGTATTCGGGTTCGATTTTGGTGCCGATGATGATTGGACAGGCGCTAGGCTATAATAGCGAACAACTGACATATCTAGTCTCAACAGATATTTTTATGTGTGGGGTAGCCACTTTTCTTCAGCTGCAACTCAATAAGTATTTTGGGATTGGTCTTCCAGTCGTCTTGGGCGTGGCATTTCAATCAGTAGCTCCATTAACGATTATTGGACAGAGCCATGGAAGTGGAGCGATGTTTGGTGCGCTGATTGTCTCGGGGATTTTTGTGGTTTTGGTTTCGGGAATCTTCTCAAAACTGGCGAACTATTTCCCTGCCATTGTTACCGGCTCTGTGATTACGACCATCGGACTCACACTCATTCCGGTTGCCATTGGAAATATGGGAAATAACGTGGCAAATCCGTCTCTAGAAAGTTTATTACTCGCTCTCATTACAGTTTTTATTATTTTAGTCGTTAATATTTTTACGAAAGGATTCCTCAAATCCATTTCGATCCTACTAGGATTAGTGATTGGGACCTTGATTGCTTCTGGAATGGGGCAAGTGAACTTTACGCCTGTGAGCCAAGCGCCTCTCCTTCATATTCCTACCGTATTTTATTTTGGAGCTCCAACTTTTGAATTTTCTTCCATCGTGATGATGTGTATTATTGCGACGGTATCAATGGTGGAATCAACAGGGGTCTATCTAGCCTTGTCTGATATTACGAAGGATCCAATCGATGCAACTCGCCTTCGCAACGGATACCGAGCAGAAGGGTTAGCGGTACTCCTTGGTGGGATGTTTAATACATTCCCTTATACAGGCTTCTCTCAAAATGTAGGCTTAGTGAAAATGTCCGGAATTAAAACACGTCTACCAATTTATTACGCAGCGGCCTTCTTAGTTCTCCTTGGACTCCTTCCAAAATTTGGCGCTCTTGCACAAATCATTCCAAGTCCTGTCATTGGTGGGGCAATGATTGTCATGTTCGGCTTCGTATCGCTTCAAGGAATGCAAATGCTCGCTCGTGTGGATTTTGTCAATAATGAGCATAACTTCCTCATTGCAGCGGTGTCTATTGCAGTAGGCGTTGGATTCAATAATAGCAATCTCTTCAATAGTCTCCCAACCGCATTTCGAATGTTCTTCTCGAACGGAATCGTGATGGCAAGCATCCTTGCCGTAGTCCTAAACGCGATTCTCAATCGAAAGAAGAAATAG
- the brnQ gene encoding branched-chain amino acid transport system II carrier protein → MKKGVLTGLLLFGFFFGAGNLIFPPSLGYQSAEQFWPAVIGFIVSGVGLAIGTLLIGTVINGGFKKELDEKIHPIFSLAFLVVLYLSIGPFFAIPRTATVSYNIGVAPFLPDSNSGLLIYAAIYFAVAFFLAYNRSSLLSSIGKILTPIFAGLILILVVVGAFKYGQTSPELVGQTTLTASTAFGNGFVEGYNTLDALAAVAFSVVAVNTLKEFHFNSKKEYMHTIMSVGFVTAIGFSVLYIGLAFLGNHFNVASALAQDSTLNVGSYVLTMASRELFGTFGQAFLAVMVVITCLTTTVGLIVSVGEFFEETFPRFSYKVYATVFTFIGFGVATLGLQTIIAFSLPVLMILYPITVVIAFFVLVNKKVTFSKSGMQLTVALTTIISTVSSVASALKLEGLVKALEILPLQSLSLGWMGPALIGILIALILPDKIKGEAFDFEAFQTK, encoded by the coding sequence ATGAAAAAAGGTGTATTAACAGGGCTGCTTCTTTTTGGATTTTTCTTTGGAGCAGGTAATTTAATTTTTCCGCCAAGCTTAGGTTATCAATCTGCTGAGCAATTTTGGCCAGCAGTCATCGGATTTATCGTTTCTGGGGTAGGGCTTGCGATTGGAACGTTATTAATTGGAACAGTGATTAATGGTGGATTCAAGAAAGAATTGGACGAAAAGATTCATCCAATCTTCTCATTGGCATTTTTAGTAGTATTATATTTATCCATTGGACCTTTCTTTGCAATTCCGCGTACAGCAACGGTATCCTACAACATCGGGGTAGCGCCGTTCTTACCGGATTCTAATTCAGGGCTTCTAATTTACGCAGCGATTTACTTTGCGGTAGCCTTTTTCTTGGCGTATAACCGTTCATCGCTCTTATCCAGCATCGGTAAAATCTTAACACCGATTTTTGCAGGATTAATTTTAATCTTAGTGGTCGTTGGTGCGTTTAAATATGGACAAACGTCACCAGAATTAGTAGGACAAACAACTCTAACCGCATCGACCGCTTTTGGAAATGGTTTTGTGGAAGGTTATAATACTTTAGATGCCTTAGCAGCCGTAGCCTTCTCAGTCGTTGCCGTAAACACGCTAAAAGAGTTTCATTTCAACTCTAAAAAAGAATACATGCATACCATCATGAGTGTGGGATTTGTAACAGCGATTGGATTCAGCGTATTGTATATCGGACTTGCCTTCCTTGGAAATCACTTCAATGTGGCAAGCGCCCTAGCACAAGATTCAACACTAAACGTAGGGTCTTACGTATTAACAATGGCTTCACGCGAGTTATTTGGGACATTCGGACAAGCCTTCTTAGCGGTGATGGTCGTGATTACTTGCTTGACAACAACAGTAGGATTAATCGTATCAGTAGGGGAGTTCTTCGAAGAAACATTCCCACGCTTCTCTTATAAAGTGTATGCGACTGTCTTTACATTTATCGGATTTGGTGTGGCAACGCTTGGTCTTCAAACGATTATCGCATTCTCACTTCCAGTATTGATGATTTTATATCCAATTACAGTTGTGATTGCGTTCTTCGTTTTAGTAAATAAGAAAGTGACGTTTTCTAAGAGTGGAATGCAGCTAACGGTTGCCTTGACAACGATTATTTCAACGGTTTCCAGTGTTGCTTCTGCATTGAAATTAGAAGGGTTAGTAAAAGCTTTGGAAATTCTTCCACTGCAAAGCTTGTCACTGGGATGGATGGGACCGGCGCTGATTGGTATTTTAATCGCGCTCATCTTACCGGACAAAATAAAGGGCGAAGCATTCGACTTCGAAGCATTTCAAACAAAATAA
- a CDS encoding xanthine phosphoribosyltransferase, whose translation MESLEARILKDGYVLGENILKVDSFLTHQVDLHLMKEIGDVFAKKFRDAGITKVVTIEASGIAPALYTADALGVPMIFAKKSKNITMNEGILTAEVFSFTKQVTNTVSIASKYLSEKDKVLIVDDFLANGQAAKGLVEIVEQAGAKVEAVGIVIEKSFQEGRGLLEEAGIPVFSLARLERFENGKVVFKEADL comes from the coding sequence ATGGAATCATTAGAAGCTCGTATTTTAAAAGATGGTTATGTGTTAGGTGAAAATATCCTTAAAGTAGACTCGTTTTTAACGCATCAGGTAGATTTACACTTGATGAAAGAAATTGGAGATGTTTTTGCTAAGAAGTTTCGGGATGCTGGGATTACAAAAGTGGTCACCATTGAAGCGTCGGGGATTGCTCCAGCATTGTATACGGCAGATGCCTTAGGAGTTCCAATGATTTTTGCAAAGAAATCCAAAAATATCACGATGAATGAAGGAATTCTAACAGCAGAGGTGTTTTCATTTACAAAGCAAGTGACCAATACAGTGTCGATAGCTAGTAAATACCTTTCGGAGAAGGATAAAGTGTTAATTGTGGATGATTTTCTAGCGAATGGCCAAGCCGCAAAAGGATTAGTCGAGATTGTTGAACAGGCAGGAGCCAAAGTCGAAGCGGTTGGAATTGTCATCGAGAAATCCTTCCAAGAGGGGAGAGGTTTACTAGAAGAAGCGGGAATTCCAGTCTTTTCTCTGGCACGTTTAGAACGGTTTGAAAACGGAAAAGTTGTGTTTAAGGAGGCGGACCTATAA
- the gatB gene encoding Asp-tRNA(Asn)/Glu-tRNA(Gln) amidotransferase subunit GatB, which yields MNFETIIGLECHVELKTDSKMFSPSPAHFGAEPNTNTNVIDWGYPGVLPVVNKRALEFGMRAALALNCTISQDTKFDRKNYFYPDNPKAYQISQFDYPIGHDGWIDIEVEGQTKRIRIERVHLEEDAGKNTHGTDGFSYVDLNRQGTPLIEIVSEADMRSPEEAYAYLEALRQIIMFTGVSDVKMEEGSMRCDANISIRPYGQEKFGTKTELKNLNSFNNVRKGLAFEEVRQANVLRNGGEILQETRRFDDATGQTILMRVKEGSSDYRYFPEPDLPNFQISNEWIEEVRASIPEMPSKRRERYVSEFGLPEYDAMVLTLTKEMSDFFDATVAAGADSKQASNWLMGDISAHMNSKKLELKDLKLTPESLAEMIQLIADGTISSKLAKKVFLLLAEEGGTAKGVVEKHGMVQLSDPAQLLPIIQEVLNNNAQSIEDFKNGKDRAVGFLVGQIMKQTKGKANPGVVNQLLQQELAKY from the coding sequence ATGAACTTTGAAACAATTATTGGTTTAGAGTGCCACGTTGAATTAAAAACTGATTCAAAAATGTTCTCTCCATCACCAGCGCATTTCGGTGCGGAACCAAATACAAATACAAACGTCATCGACTGGGGATATCCAGGGGTACTTCCTGTCGTCAATAAACGCGCGTTAGAATTCGGGATGCGTGCAGCTCTTGCGTTGAACTGTACGATTTCTCAAGATACAAAATTCGACCGTAAAAACTATTTCTACCCTGATAATCCAAAAGCGTATCAAATCTCTCAATTCGATTACCCAATCGGTCATGATGGCTGGATTGATATCGAAGTAGAAGGACAAACAAAACGTATTCGTATTGAACGTGTTCACCTTGAAGAAGATGCAGGTAAAAATACGCACGGAACAGACGGATTCTCTTATGTGGACTTAAACCGTCAAGGAACTCCACTGATTGAAATCGTATCGGAAGCAGATATGCGTTCTCCTGAAGAAGCTTATGCGTACCTTGAAGCACTTCGTCAAATTATCATGTTTACAGGTGTTTCTGACGTGAAGATGGAAGAAGGTTCTATGCGTTGTGACGCGAACATTTCAATCCGTCCTTATGGGCAAGAAAAATTCGGGACAAAAACAGAGTTGAAAAACTTAAACTCATTTAACAACGTGCGTAAAGGGTTAGCGTTCGAAGAAGTTCGTCAAGCAAACGTCCTACGTAATGGAGGAGAAATCCTACAAGAAACACGTCGTTTTGATGATGCGACTGGTCAAACCATCTTAATGCGTGTTAAAGAAGGTTCAAGTGACTACCGTTACTTCCCAGAACCAGACCTACCAAACTTCCAAATCTCAAACGAATGGATTGAAGAAGTGCGTGCTTCTATTCCTGAAATGCCAAGCAAACGTCGTGAACGTTATGTGAGCGAATTTGGCTTACCGGAATACGATGCAATGGTACTAACATTAACAAAAGAAATGTCTGATTTCTTCGATGCAACGGTTGCCGCGGGTGCCGATTCTAAACAAGCGTCAAACTGGTTAATGGGTGATATCTCAGCGCACATGAACAGCAAGAAATTAGAATTGAAAGACTTGAAGTTAACGCCAGAAAGCTTAGCAGAAATGATTCAATTAATTGCAGACGGAACCATCAGTTCGAAATTAGCGAAGAAAGTCTTCTTATTATTAGCAGAAGAAGGCGGAACTGCAAAAGGCGTTGTTGAAAAACACGGTATGGTTCAATTGAGTGATCCTGCTCAGTTATTACCGATTATTCAAGAGGTGTTGAATAACAATGCACAGTCGATTGAGGACTTCAAGAATGGAAAAGACCGCGCTGTTGGATTTTTAGTTGGGCAGATTATGAAGCAAACGAAAGGGAAAGCAAACCCTGGTGTTGTAAACCAACTATTACAACAAGAGTTAGCGAAATACTAA